One genomic region from Sphingobacterium sp. UGAL515B_05 encodes:
- a CDS encoding heme-binding domain-containing protein → MKLLMRIQLIPTISICIVVGLIVLQFFNRTIEQKAVTGHIRNVPKQVQLILERSCFNCHSNEQRLSFFDKIAPVSWIVNRDIDRAREVMNFSEWDKLSDAEQKGKFYAIYNMVNAGKMPLPSYALTHPDSKLSAVEVATIKQYALSLSAKDGLLPANQGIANVLKITAALAPVSPNGIPYNADFKNWKVIGMSTLIDNTIRVIYGNDIAVRAIEKENFHPWPDGSAVAKAVFKQTRKSNGDIVPGDFVNMQYMVKDGKTYKETEGWGFAKFNGQDLKPTGRTALFAQQSCISCHRQLAESTGYLFNVPPKVNSKRMMQQYLKTVQK, encoded by the coding sequence ATGAAACTCCTAATGCGAATCCAACTGATACCCACCATATCCATCTGCATTGTGGTCGGTCTTATCGTCCTTCAATTTTTCAATAGAACCATTGAACAAAAAGCCGTAACCGGACATATCAGAAATGTGCCTAAACAGGTCCAGCTTATCCTAGAACGTTCCTGTTTCAACTGCCATTCCAATGAGCAGCGGCTATCGTTCTTTGATAAAATTGCCCCGGTATCGTGGATCGTGAACAGGGATATTGACCGTGCACGGGAAGTGATGAATTTTTCCGAGTGGGATAAGCTCTCCGATGCGGAACAGAAAGGTAAATTTTATGCCATTTACAATATGGTAAACGCGGGTAAGATGCCCCTGCCTTCCTATGCGCTCACACATCCGGACTCAAAACTATCTGCTGTTGAAGTAGCGACCATAAAACAATATGCCCTTTCGCTATCCGCAAAAGATGGTTTGCTACCTGCAAATCAGGGTATTGCGAACGTACTAAAAATAACAGCTGCCCTTGCCCCGGTATCACCGAACGGAATCCCGTACAATGCCGATTTTAAGAACTGGAAAGTGATCGGGATGAGCACGCTTATCGACAATACAATACGCGTTATTTACGGAAATGACATCGCAGTCCGCGCTATCGAAAAGGAAAACTTCCACCCCTGGCCCGATGGCAGTGCAGTGGCCAAGGCGGTTTTTAAACAGACCCGAAAATCCAATGGAGATATCGTGCCCGGAGATTTCGTGAACATGCAGTACATGGTAAAAGACGGAAAAACATATAAGGAAACCGAAGGCTGGGGTTTTGCGAAATTCAATGGTCAAGATTTAAAACCTACCGGAAGGACTGCACTGTTTGCTCAACAGTCCTGTATCAGCTGTCATAGGCAGCTCGCAGAATCGACGGGTTACCTGTTCAATGTTCCGCCGAAAGTGAACTCCAAAAGAATGATGCAGCAATACTTAAAAACTGTCCAAAAATGA
- a CDS encoding DUF1223 domain-containing protein, translating into MKSIKEILYVLSLPLIIALIMAFKGINDDKKLQKIKSSNSDKSFAVVELFTSEGCWSCPSADELIAKLEKDNLNKKLYIMAFHVDYWDHQGWKDRFSKSSFTERQKQYATWMNVSTLYTPQMVINGKQEMVGSETGKVISGIQSAMLEQHTETLALKVLKAEGKNIQIAYVSSSSSKNSDILVALVQKHASSQVSAGENAGKALSHVQVVRELKSMGTKAQDSFSFKLPETGHAWEIIAFEQDKKSGGILAATSINL; encoded by the coding sequence ATGAAATCAATAAAAGAAATACTATACGTTTTGAGCCTGCCTTTGATCATTGCCCTGATCATGGCCTTCAAGGGTATCAATGATGATAAAAAACTGCAAAAGATCAAAAGCAGCAACTCAGACAAAAGCTTCGCCGTGGTCGAGCTCTTTACTTCAGAAGGTTGCTGGAGTTGCCCTTCCGCAGATGAGCTTATTGCAAAACTTGAGAAGGATAATCTGAATAAAAAACTTTATATCATGGCCTTTCATGTCGATTACTGGGATCATCAGGGATGGAAAGATCGCTTCAGCAAAAGCAGTTTTACCGAAAGACAGAAACAGTACGCCACATGGATGAATGTAAGTACCTTATATACCCCCCAGATGGTCATCAATGGCAAACAGGAAATGGTCGGATCGGAAACAGGCAAAGTCATCAGCGGCATCCAGTCCGCGATGCTAGAACAACATACTGAAACCCTTGCTTTAAAAGTATTGAAAGCCGAAGGTAAAAATATCCAGATCGCTTATGTATCATCCTCTAGCTCCAAAAATTCGGACATCCTGGTCGCTCTTGTCCAAAAACACGCTTCCTCTCAGGTATCTGCGGGAGAGAACGCCGGAAAAGCCCTCTCCCATGTGCAGGTTGTACGCGAGCTAAAGAGCATGGGCACTAAAGCCCAGGACAGTTTTTCTTTTAAACTTCCGGAAACCGGTCATGCATGGGAAATCATCGCTTTCGAGCAGGACAAGAAATCCGGAGGAATACTAGCTGCCACAAGCATAAACCTTTAG
- a CDS encoding protein-disulfide reductase DsbD N-terminal domain-containing protein, which produces MNRLAILVVTVLMMFCSHSKGQTLSGQVTWECTLKRKSPKEGEIWMKARIAPGWHMYALGNSPQSPIKMNFKFEPDRSYQLVGNVSQPSPLLKFDKLLGMPVTYFENEVEFGQKIRLKGKNGTIRGTIQFMQCSDQVCVPPQDFGFSLKIFN; this is translated from the coding sequence ATGAACAGATTAGCAATTTTAGTAGTGACCGTTCTAATGATGTTCTGCTCACATTCAAAAGGACAGACCTTATCCGGTCAGGTGACATGGGAATGCACGCTTAAAAGGAAATCCCCCAAAGAAGGAGAAATCTGGATGAAGGCCAGGATCGCCCCTGGATGGCATATGTATGCACTGGGAAACAGCCCCCAAAGCCCGATCAAGATGAATTTTAAATTCGAGCCTGACAGATCTTACCAATTGGTGGGAAATGTGAGCCAGCCCAGCCCACTGTTGAAGTTTGATAAACTTCTGGGCATGCCAGTTACCTATTTTGAAAATGAGGTCGAGTTCGGTCAGAAGATCAGATTAAAGGGCAAAAATGGAACAATCCGGGGAACCATTCAGTTTATGCAGTGCAGCGATCAGGTATGTGTTCCGCCACAGGATTTCGGCTTCTCCCTAAAAATCTTCAACTAA
- a CDS encoding epoxide hydrolase, giving the protein MKTKITTILMVATCALCIPSITSAQRTIAKTESVNSETGIRPYKINIPQDKLDELKRRISETRFPDSETVNDESQGIQLAQLKELINYWGNGYDWHKLENKLNALPQFVTKIDGLDIQFIHVRSKEKGALPLILTHGWPGSPLEFIDAIGPLTDPVKYGGKAEDAFDVIIPAIPGYGFSEIPKELGWNPDRVAKAWDILVKRLGYTKYVSQGGDHGSVISDALARQAPSGLLGIHLTMPATIPADLVKPINAGDPAPTSLSPEETKAYNSMRAFFGRNAAYGGMMVTRPQTTGYLLSDSPTALAAFLYEKIAEWSESNLQPEKVISRDAILDDITLYWLTNTGASSSRFYWENNNNNFSSEHQQTKRIKIPVAISVFPHEIYQAPESWSRAAYPSLYYYHIAPKGGHFAAWEQPELFTQEMRNAFKTLRDQL; this is encoded by the coding sequence ATGAAGACAAAAATAACAACAATCCTTATGGTAGCGACATGCGCACTATGTATTCCTTCAATTACAAGTGCACAGCGCACCATAGCAAAAACGGAAAGTGTAAACTCAGAAACTGGTATCAGACCTTATAAAATCAATATTCCGCAGGATAAACTTGATGAACTGAAACGACGTATTTCGGAGACCCGGTTTCCAGATAGCGAAACGGTAAACGATGAATCACAGGGCATACAACTAGCCCAGTTAAAAGAACTGATCAATTATTGGGGAAATGGCTATGACTGGCATAAACTTGAAAACAAACTGAACGCGCTGCCACAGTTTGTCACCAAGATTGATGGACTTGACATACAGTTTATTCACGTGCGTTCAAAGGAAAAAGGTGCCTTACCCCTTATCCTTACACATGGATGGCCAGGATCACCCCTGGAATTTATTGATGCTATAGGCCCACTGACAGATCCCGTCAAATACGGTGGTAAAGCTGAAGATGCCTTTGATGTTATCATCCCCGCAATTCCAGGATATGGATTTTCCGAAATCCCTAAAGAACTTGGCTGGAACCCTGACCGTGTTGCCAAAGCCTGGGATATTTTGGTAAAACGCCTGGGCTACACAAAATATGTTTCTCAAGGTGGAGACCATGGGTCTGTAATCTCCGACGCGCTTGCCAGACAGGCTCCTTCGGGGCTATTGGGTATCCACCTAACCATGCCGGCCACAATCCCTGCAGACCTGGTAAAACCAATCAACGCCGGTGATCCCGCTCCGACAAGTCTTTCTCCAGAAGAAACAAAGGCTTATAATTCAATGCGCGCTTTCTTTGGCAGAAACGCAGCGTATGGCGGGATGATGGTGACTAGGCCACAAACTACAGGCTATTTGCTTTCTGATTCTCCAACTGCACTAGCAGCGTTTTTATACGAAAAGATCGCTGAGTGGTCAGAAAGTAACCTCCAGCCAGAAAAGGTAATTAGCCGCGATGCGATCCTTGACGATATAACTTTGTATTGGCTAACCAATACCGGAGCATCCTCGTCCCGCTTTTACTGGGAAAATAATAACAACAATTTCAGTTCCGAACATCAGCAAACAAAGCGCATAAAAATTCCTGTAGCTATTTCAGTATTTCCGCATGAAATATATCAAGCACCAGAAAGCTGGTCGAGAGCGGCTTATCCTTCTTTATACTATTATCATATCGCACCAAAAGGTGGGCACTTTGCGGCATGGGAACAGCCGGAGCTCTTCACCCAGGAAATGAGGAACGCTTTTAAAACGCTACGGGATCAACTGTGA
- a CDS encoding alpha/beta hydrolase — MKTTRKFTIAGALCLSLFSAVSISCSNDNDLRIGQETTIVNHKNAKTSFINVKGTDFAYRSWGKDGGIPLVLLPGTGGSMDDWDPVVTDGLAKEYKLIIFDNKGVASSKGATPNTIQAMANDAIDFIRAMNLGKVNIMGFSMGGFVAQRIVLTDPELVNKIILADSGPKGAIGLANLPNIIAGSAGLSPEDSYLKFGFTDSQSSIASGKSSYARVHQRIIDRDPVLSDASTSAQFRAILTWAQPDLEALDEIKAIKKPVLIVHGDQDLPISIQNAHNMKQNLENSILLEFSDSGHAAFYQNYDTFLARAVAFLAQ, encoded by the coding sequence ATGAAGACAACCAGAAAATTTACTATCGCAGGCGCCCTATGTTTAAGCCTTTTTTCCGCAGTATCAATTTCGTGTAGCAACGATAATGATTTACGAATAGGGCAGGAGACAACTATTGTAAATCACAAAAATGCTAAGACCAGCTTTATCAATGTGAAAGGAACAGATTTCGCTTACCGAAGTTGGGGTAAAGACGGAGGAATTCCGCTAGTATTACTACCTGGAACAGGTGGTTCTATGGATGATTGGGATCCTGTCGTGACCGACGGTCTAGCGAAAGAATACAAATTGATCATATTTGATAATAAAGGAGTGGCATCTTCCAAAGGAGCTACCCCCAATACTATCCAGGCAATGGCTAACGATGCCATCGATTTTATCAGAGCAATGAATTTAGGGAAGGTCAATATTATGGGATTTTCAATGGGCGGATTCGTGGCTCAAAGAATTGTTTTGACGGATCCCGAACTAGTTAATAAAATAATTTTAGCTGATAGTGGGCCTAAAGGAGCTATTGGTCTTGCCAATCTTCCAAATATAATTGCTGGAAGTGCCGGACTTAGCCCTGAAGATTCCTACTTAAAATTCGGATTTACCGATTCACAGTCAAGTATTGCGTCTGGAAAATCGTCTTATGCTAGAGTTCATCAACGGATAATTGATAGAGATCCAGTGCTTAGCGATGCCAGTACATCTGCTCAGTTTAGAGCTATACTAACCTGGGCACAGCCAGATCTCGAAGCACTTGATGAAATTAAGGCTATTAAAAAACCTGTTTTAATCGTACATGGTGATCAGGACCTTCCAATCTCTATTCAAAATGCCCATAATATGAAACAAAATTTAGAAAACTCTATTCTTTTAGAGTTTTCAGATTCAGGGCACGCTGCATTTTATCAAAATTATGATACTTTTTTGGCGAGGGCTGTCGCATTTCTTGCTCAATAG
- a CDS encoding tetratricopeptide repeat protein, producing the protein MARGDKLYFQALKEASKNTDIGDSNALELLNRAIDKGNSKAQYALATWYLYGKTVKKDYKVAVKLLFESSLQNNELACFDLAVCYENGFGIKKNMKKAFLFYSKAILLGERQSIYEVGRCYYYGIGVNKNLDLANIYLAIASLHGIKT; encoded by the coding sequence ATGGCGAGAGGAGATAAATTATATTTTCAAGCTCTCAAAGAAGCGAGCAAAAATACTGATATAGGAGATTCAAATGCACTTGAATTATTAAATAGAGCGATTGACAAGGGTAACAGTAAAGCGCAATATGCTTTAGCGACATGGTATCTATATGGGAAAACCGTCAAAAAAGATTATAAAGTAGCCGTTAAGCTGTTATTTGAATCATCCCTTCAGAACAATGAATTGGCCTGTTTTGATTTAGCCGTTTGTTATGAGAATGGTTTTGGCATAAAAAAGAATATGAAAAAAGCTTTCTTGTTTTATTCTAAGGCTATCTTACTTGGTGAGAGACAATCTATTTACGAAGTTGGCCGCTGTTATTATTATGGCATTGGAGTTAATAAAAACCTCGACCTGGCTAACATATATCTTGCTATAGCCAGTTTGCATGGCATAAAAACGTAA
- a CDS encoding response regulator has translation MESRKSLLKTKESISLIKDILNTLLNAETGNRGYQLTGRKDFLEPFNKSRNEYPLLVANKDRFNLDDKLQVNILRELLHTSDMLMKEYVLLIYNRTKGILMTPEELVQNKMAMDKCRMLVQEFVKHEEVQLALKNEDLNNSTKRTVLFIIFSAVAAIGVTIFVYIQLKSDIMRRDRLEKDLFYTKEMLEETSAVAQVGGWEVNMKTGKLIWSQSVREIHKTNINFQPTYENALGFYEGKNRARIEFLFKRAVEQGIPFDEELQLLRNDGVTIWVRVKGIPEFENEVCHRVFGIIQNIDAFKKMFLEVAQKEAMMQSCATDVPIPLAMFDRALNYVAVSSRWRDEFSMKNVDLIGNNLFTISPNIPEERKKIYRNALLGETYIDGDFALKVEGKEEIQHYDLKVGPWYLTKDEIGGIIISIQNITNAVKINEELKNAKQIADIASRAKSEFLANMSHEIRTPLNGVIGFSDLLLRTPLNETQTQYLNYINESGENLLSIINDILDFSKIESGKMELLIEKSDVYDMLSQVINVILYQSQKKNIELLLNVEPSLPKILFIDEIRLKQILINLLGNAVKFTEKGEIELKVEKLRMDDHTIALRFSVRDTGIGIPVEKQKYIFDAFTQENSSISKRFGGTGLGLTISNNILGYMRSHLSLTSEVGSGSVFFFDLEVPYEMSEWKEEDETTIKSALVVDDNESNRIILEHMLSYKNIKSTLASNGMEALDIMLKGERFDVILMDYHMPIMSGLETIDKIKGLLNQRKEVAPFIVLSSSSEELDILTSVRKIENTHLLLKPIKSHDLYKTLKKVDRSTAIEIVQDQPKKESHAFERELDVLLVDDNPVNMVLNNKLMKSLAPNILLTEAANGLQALEECRKKQFSLIIMDVQMPIMSGIEATQHIRMLPEYQHIPIIGVTAGNVLGEKEKCLESGMNDFLPKPIRRVELLEVLKKYISV, from the coding sequence ATGGAAAGCAGGAAAAGTCTTTTAAAAACGAAGGAGTCTATCAGTTTAATAAAAGATATTTTAAACACGCTGTTAAATGCCGAAACGGGCAATCGGGGATATCAGCTTACCGGCCGTAAAGATTTTCTTGAACCCTTCAATAAAAGCAGGAATGAATATCCGCTGCTTGTTGCTAACAAAGATAGGTTTAATCTTGACGATAAACTCCAGGTTAATATCCTTCGTGAACTGTTACATACCTCAGACATGTTGATGAAAGAATATGTCTTGTTGATTTATAATCGTACAAAGGGAATATTAATGACCCCAGAAGAACTTGTTCAAAACAAGATGGCCATGGATAAATGTCGAATGCTCGTTCAGGAATTTGTAAAACACGAGGAAGTTCAGCTTGCCCTAAAAAATGAAGATCTGAATAACTCCACTAAACGGACTGTTCTATTCATCATCTTTTCTGCAGTTGCGGCCATTGGTGTCACCATTTTCGTCTATATTCAACTAAAATCGGACATTATGCGCCGGGATAGGTTGGAAAAAGATCTGTTTTACACGAAGGAAATGCTTGAGGAAACAAGCGCGGTTGCCCAAGTGGGAGGCTGGGAAGTCAATATGAAGACCGGAAAGCTCATCTGGTCTCAAAGTGTGCGAGAAATTCATAAAACTAACATTAATTTCCAACCAACTTATGAAAATGCCCTTGGATTTTACGAAGGAAAAAACAGAGCGAGAATAGAATTTCTATTTAAAAGAGCAGTAGAACAAGGAATTCCATTCGATGAGGAGCTGCAACTTCTGCGTAACGACGGCGTCACCATCTGGGTAAGAGTAAAAGGGATTCCCGAATTTGAAAATGAAGTTTGTCACAGGGTTTTTGGAATTATCCAGAACATTGATGCCTTCAAAAAAATGTTTCTGGAAGTTGCTCAGAAAGAAGCTATGATGCAGTCCTGTGCTACAGATGTTCCTATTCCTTTGGCGATGTTTGACAGAGCCCTTAACTACGTTGCTGTAAGCAGCAGGTGGCGAGATGAATTTAGTATGAAAAATGTCGACCTTATCGGCAATAACCTGTTTACAATATCGCCTAATATTCCCGAAGAAAGAAAAAAGATATACAGGAATGCGCTTTTGGGAGAAACGTACATCGATGGGGATTTTGCACTAAAGGTGGAAGGAAAAGAAGAAATTCAACATTACGATCTTAAAGTCGGACCTTGGTATCTTACAAAAGATGAGATTGGAGGTATAATTATTTCCATACAGAATATCACAAATGCCGTAAAAATAAACGAGGAACTGAAAAATGCGAAGCAAATTGCAGATATAGCCAGCAGGGCAAAATCCGAATTTCTGGCTAATATGAGTCATGAAATTCGCACTCCCTTGAATGGTGTTATTGGTTTTTCAGACCTACTCCTCCGGACACCGCTGAATGAAACACAGACACAATATCTGAATTACATTAATGAATCAGGGGAAAACCTACTTAGCATCATCAATGATATACTGGATTTTTCTAAAATAGAATCTGGAAAAATGGAACTTTTGATTGAAAAAAGTGATGTATATGATATGTTAAGCCAAGTCATCAATGTTATTCTTTATCAATCTCAGAAAAAAAACATCGAACTTCTTCTCAACGTTGAGCCGAGCCTTCCAAAAATACTTTTCATTGATGAAATCAGGTTAAAACAGATCTTGATCAATCTGTTAGGAAATGCCGTGAAATTCACAGAAAAGGGCGAGATCGAACTAAAAGTAGAGAAGTTACGCATGGATGATCATACGATTGCCTTACGATTCTCGGTAAGAGATACCGGAATCGGCATCCCTGTTGAGAAACAGAAATATATTTTTGATGCCTTTACCCAAGAAAACAGTTCAATCAGTAAACGATTTGGCGGCACCGGACTGGGACTAACCATCTCCAACAATATCTTGGGATATATGCGAAGTCATTTGTCACTGACCAGCGAAGTGGGCAGCGGTTCTGTATTTTTCTTCGACCTTGAGGTTCCTTACGAAATGTCTGAATGGAAAGAAGAGGATGAAACGACTATTAAATCAGCCTTAGTGGTGGATGATAATGAAAGCAACAGGATTATCCTTGAACACATGCTTAGCTATAAAAATATCAAATCCACATTGGCTTCTAATGGAATGGAAGCCTTGGATATCATGTTGAAAGGTGAGCGGTTCGATGTGATTTTGATGGACTATCATATGCCTATTATGTCCGGATTGGAAACAATAGATAAAATAAAAGGCTTGTTAAATCAGCGAAAAGAGGTTGCTCCATTTATAGTACTTTCTTCCTCTTCGGAAGAGCTGGATATACTTACTTCAGTTAGGAAAATAGAAAATACGCATTTGCTGTTGAAGCCTATAAAATCACATGATCTATACAAAACCCTTAAAAAGGTAGACCGAAGCACAGCAATAGAAATAGTTCAGGATCAGCCTAAGAAAGAATCGCATGCATTTGAGCGAGAATTAGATGTACTTTTGGTTGATGATAACCCAGTGAATATGGTCCTGAACAATAAGTTAATGAAGTCTCTTGCTCCCAATATACTTCTAACGGAAGCGGCAAATGGTTTACAGGCTTTGGAAGAATGCAGGAAAAAGCAGTTTTCCCTTATTATCATGGATGTACAAATGCCGATCATGAGTGGTATCGAGGCAACACAACATATTAGAATGTTGCCAGAATATCAACATATACCTATCATAGGCGTTACAGCTGGAAATGTACTGGGGGAAAAAGAAAAATGCCTTGAATCCGGAATGAATGACTTTCTTCCCAAACCGATACGGCGGGTAGAACTTCTTGAAGTACTCAAAAAATATATTAGCGTTTAG
- a CDS encoding nuclear transport factor 2 family protein codes for MKTPKEVIELFLANTTNPEVMRPIINPDATYISLNFENAELQRILPWTGTHKGAQAFIDTFAGVNEFWTIQAFEVQDIFSEDEKVAVFGTFTYTSRTLNKQITSPFSILAKVKGEKIYHFMFMEDTFATAGSFRVTAAGKFQSNPNEPEFEL; via the coding sequence ATGAAAACACCGAAAGAAGTTATTGAGCTGTTTTTGGCCAATACAACCAATCCAGAGGTAATGAGGCCCATTATTAATCCTGATGCCACTTACATTTCATTAAATTTTGAGAATGCAGAATTACAGCGAATATTGCCGTGGACTGGAACTCATAAAGGAGCTCAAGCCTTTATAGACACATTTGCAGGAGTTAATGAATTTTGGACAATTCAGGCATTTGAAGTTCAGGATATATTTTCAGAGGATGAAAAAGTTGCAGTTTTTGGAACTTTTACCTATACATCGCGAACATTAAATAAGCAGATTACATCTCCTTTTTCTATCCTTGCAAAGGTTAAGGGGGAGAAAATCTATCATTTTATGTTTATGGAAGATACTTTTGCGACTGCTGGGAGTTTCAGAGTAACCGCTGCCGGTAAATTCCAGAGTAATCCAAATGAACCAGAATTTGAACTGTAA
- a CDS encoding HAD family hydrolase codes for MNNMKNTLLVLDLDETLLYATKDKLIKQEDFVAGPYYVYIRPNLDYFLSEIAEEFKMAIWSSADDAYVQELVDKIKPATIDFEFIWGRSRTTRKRKIVTDEYYYVKRLSKVKRKGFLLERTLIIDDTADKSMLNYGNAIQITEFTGNADDDELLLLASYLKKFRNVENVRQMDKRYWRNQDKSI; via the coding sequence ATGAATAATATGAAGAATACTCTTTTAGTATTGGATCTAGACGAGACATTGCTTTACGCTACAAAAGATAAGCTGATAAAGCAGGAAGACTTTGTTGCAGGGCCGTATTATGTATATATCCGTCCAAATTTAGACTATTTTTTATCAGAGATAGCTGAAGAATTTAAAATGGCCATTTGGAGCTCTGCCGATGATGCTTACGTGCAAGAACTTGTTGATAAAATCAAACCAGCCACTATTGATTTTGAGTTTATCTGGGGAAGATCCCGCACAACAAGAAAGCGGAAAATTGTAACAGATGAATACTATTACGTTAAAAGGCTGTCCAAAGTGAAACGAAAGGGCTTCTTATTGGAAAGAACGCTTATAATAGATGATACTGCTGACAAATCAATGTTGAACTATGGTAATGCAATCCAAATAACTGAATTCACAGGAAATGCTGACGATGATGAGTTACTCCTTTTGGCTTCTTATTTAAAGAAATTTAGAAATGTTGAAAATGTCCGACAAATGGACAAAAGATATTGGAGGAATCAAGATAAGTCTATTTAA
- a CDS encoding helix-turn-helix domain-containing protein: MTPIKKTSVIQENKENAHVLCPVTFVMEKIGGYWKPIIMFNLLSGTKRYSELKRSIDTITEKVLIQQLKQLENDGLVIRKSRPVVPPHVTYELSKAGKDLYPVLREMAVWATQHGECHQSQFSKQMEDLPKRN, encoded by the coding sequence ATGACACCAATAAAGAAGACCTCCGTTATACAGGAAAATAAGGAAAATGCACATGTATTATGTCCAGTAACTTTTGTGATGGAAAAAATTGGCGGCTATTGGAAGCCGATCATTATGTTTAATCTTTTGTCTGGTACAAAGAGATACAGTGAGCTTAAAAGGTCGATTGATACCATTACAGAAAAAGTCCTGATCCAACAGTTGAAACAACTGGAGAACGATGGGTTGGTAATCAGGAAATCCAGACCAGTTGTCCCGCCCCATGTTACCTATGAATTATCAAAAGCTGGGAAAGATTTATATCCTGTACTTCGTGAAATGGCAGTCTGGGCTACACAGCATGGAGAATGTCATCAATCACAATTCAGCAAGCAAATGGAAGATTTACCTAAACGTAATTGA
- a CDS encoding NmrA family NAD(P)-binding protein codes for MKITVTGSLGNISEILTEKLVGVGHNVSVITSQEESVEQIQKLGATAVVGKLDDDRFIGWAFKNADAVYTMIPPSYKTAREIIKVGSGYVRAIIENNIPYVVNLSGIDVHLVDGPGPARVNFQNEKEFNSIQGTNVLHLRPGLFYSNFYGAADMIRQQHIIGNNFGGKIILALSHSHDIAQVIFEALHNNNFSGKSSAYAVSAEITGYEITNILGRGTKFPDLKWIEFPDQVLSENLLKQGKTPEMAHTYNLDMGITLRNGGLLKDYFKEKQGILAGASSFEKFAEEFTEILF; via the coding sequence ATGAAGATTACAGTTACTGGGTCGCTAGGGAACATAAGTGAAATTCTAACAGAAAAATTAGTTGGAGTAGGACATAATGTCTCCGTTATTACATCACAAGAAGAAAGTGTAGAGCAAATCCAAAAACTTGGTGCCACAGCGGTTGTGGGAAAACTGGATGATGATAGGTTTATTGGCTGGGCATTCAAAAATGCAGATGCAGTCTATACGATGATCCCGCCAAGTTATAAGACAGCTAGAGAAATCATAAAAGTTGGATCAGGATATGTTCGAGCCATTATTGAAAACAATATTCCTTATGTAGTAAACTTAAGTGGCATTGATGTACATCTTGTGGATGGACCGGGGCCTGCTAGAGTCAACTTCCAAAACGAAAAAGAGTTTAATTCAATTCAAGGAACAAATGTATTACATCTACGCCCCGGATTGTTTTATTCTAATTTTTATGGAGCAGCTGATATGATTCGACAACAGCATATTATTGGAAATAATTTTGGTGGAAAAATTATTTTGGCTCTTTCTCATTCCCATGATATTGCGCAAGTAATATTTGAAGCTTTACATAACAATAATTTCAGTGGAAAATCCAGTGCCTACGCAGTGAGTGCCGAAATTACAGGATATGAAATTACCAACATATTGGGAAGGGGTACAAAATTTCCTGATCTGAAATGGATTGAATTTCCAGATCAAGTGTTGTCTGAAAATCTGCTCAAGCAGGGAAAGACCCCAGAAATGGCACATACTTATAACTTAGACATGGGGATCACTTTAAGGAATGGTGGGTTATTGAAAGATTATTTCAAAGAAAAACAAGGAATTCTTGCTGGAGCTTCAAGCTTTGAAAAGTTTGCCGAAGAGTTTACAGAAATTTTATTTTAA